A single Bifidobacterium asteroides DNA region contains:
- a CDS encoding ABC transporter substrate-binding protein produces MISMKSIVRTTTAIAAAAMLLPLAACGGGSQSGAVSDKIPAKGTDDGAQITLWTRSPLERQAKNVVGVYNKSHKNKVKLEIIPNDDMEGKVGGASQTGSLPDILAGDVVRIPYWASEGIFKDITKQIDALSNKADLQQGHIKAGTVDGKKYTLPFITDVSIMVWNKDLYQQAGLDPEKGPASIEEFTSQAKKIAGLNKDGVSGSYLAGQSGGALAFDLFPSSWADGHEVMNDDGSKASLDNPSMKATLEAYHQLAETTNGLGAGSKEETGATWTAPFANGKVGVMPYPNTSVTAVIEAEKKGGFKVGVAPIPGTEEGKTATFLGGDAMGISKDSKHVAQAWNFLSWLMQADSQKQVFADKGDTASNIRTLKTAYTDADPRVQTINSVIIDGHGQTPKSPAFNEAFNAAGSPWQLLIQNAVWGKGNLQADNQAVSKVLSKE; encoded by the coding sequence ATGATCTCGATGAAGAGCATCGTACGTACGACGACGGCCATAGCCGCTGCCGCCATGCTCCTGCCATTGGCCGCATGTGGAGGAGGATCCCAGTCCGGCGCGGTTTCGGACAAGATACCGGCCAAGGGGACGGACGACGGGGCGCAAATCACCCTGTGGACCAGATCGCCACTGGAGCGGCAGGCAAAAAATGTGGTTGGGGTGTACAACAAGTCCCATAAGAACAAGGTGAAGTTGGAGATCATCCCCAACGACGATATGGAAGGCAAGGTTGGCGGAGCCTCCCAGACTGGTTCGCTGCCCGATATTCTGGCGGGTGATGTGGTCCGCATTCCCTATTGGGCTTCTGAGGGCATCTTCAAGGACATCACCAAGCAGATTGATGCCCTGTCAAATAAAGCCGATCTTCAACAGGGACACATCAAGGCCGGAACCGTGGATGGCAAGAAATACACACTGCCATTCATCACCGATGTATCGATCATGGTCTGGAACAAGGACCTTTATCAGCAGGCCGGTCTGGATCCGGAGAAGGGCCCAGCCAGCATAGAGGAATTTACAAGCCAGGCCAAGAAGATCGCCGGTTTGAACAAGGACGGGGTCTCAGGATCATATCTGGCTGGCCAATCAGGCGGGGCGCTGGCGTTCGATCTTTTCCCGTCCTCATGGGCTGATGGTCATGAAGTGATGAACGATGACGGCAGCAAGGCCTCTCTGGACAACCCCTCTATGAAGGCCACCCTGGAAGCCTACCATCAGCTTGCTGAGACCACCAATGGCCTGGGAGCAGGCTCCAAGGAGGAGACGGGTGCTACCTGGACAGCCCCATTTGCCAATGGAAAGGTCGGTGTGATGCCCTATCCCAACACCTCGGTGACCGCAGTCATTGAGGCAGAGAAGAAGGGCGGTTTCAAGGTTGGTGTGGCTCCTATACCAGGCACTGAAGAGGGCAAGACTGCAACTTTCCTCGGCGGGGATGCTATGGGAATCTCCAAGGACAGCAAGCATGTCGCTCAGGCTTGGAACTTCCTTTCCTGGCTGATGCAAGCAGATAGCCAGAAGCAGGTGTTTGCCGACAAAGGTGATACCGCTTCGAACATCCGTACCCTGAAAACCGCTTACACCGATGCTGATCCGCGGGTGCAGACCATCAATTCCGTCATTATCGATGGTCATGGTCAGACCCCCAAGTCTCCGGCCTTCAACGAGGCATTCAATGCCGCCGGGTCACCCTGGCAGCTGCTGATTCAAAATGCCGTCTGGGGCAAGGGTAATTTGCAAGCCGACAATCAGGCGGTCAGCAAGGTCCTGTCCAAGGAGTGA
- a CDS encoding RecQ family ATP-dependent DNA helicase yields the protein MVDIQDAGQALKRYFGYESFRPGQEDLVKAILNGQDCLGVMPTGAGKSICYQIPATLLNGLTIVISPLVSLMKDQVDGLEDAGIQASFVNSTQDMDEQSLALAQAAQGHSKILYVAPERLDAPRFREFAQHTRISLLAVDEAHCVSQWGQDFRPAYLGIGDFIRSLPHRPTVAAFTATATEKVRRDIVYMLGLDDPYVAVTGFDRPNLFFDVIKLESKYKNRWVVQYALKHGNDSGIVYCATRKETEALADDLAKAGVSAVSYHAGMDAQDREQAQRDFVNDKVQVVVATNAFGMGIDKSNVRYVIHHNMPESIEAYYQEAGRAGRDGEPARCSLLWNESDIVTRRRLLDMDNGNDRMTGEQAEAVRAEHRRLLNVMIGYCRTTGCLHQYMLRYFGEEVDQAAAGLSPAEADKGKSVPVGHPDTGSGGCQNCSNCLSTFTTIDVSDVARAISRCVHDVNQGFGSGKIAQILRGSRSQDLLRRGLDRCPSYGALDQVPEARIRDVLNQMASDGYLYITEGRLPMVHFGPKAAQTVSPDFHYEIKRTERPRASGKVFGGRSSSTVDDDGLDQAGASDASPEDEELFQKLRDVRTSIARKIGKPPYIVFSDKALRDMCRLRPADDATFLAVNGVGQHKLEQYGPQFMGVISEFSARRGVDVAKGTSGSDRRVGLP from the coding sequence ATGGTGGACATCCAGGATGCAGGGCAGGCGCTGAAGCGGTATTTCGGGTATGAGTCCTTTCGCCCGGGTCAGGAGGATCTGGTCAAGGCCATCCTGAACGGGCAGGACTGCCTGGGTGTTATGCCGACCGGGGCCGGCAAGTCCATCTGCTATCAGATTCCTGCCACCCTTCTGAACGGTCTGACCATCGTCATCTCTCCCTTGGTCTCCCTGATGAAGGACCAGGTGGATGGGCTGGAGGATGCCGGCATTCAAGCTTCATTCGTTAATTCCACCCAGGATATGGATGAACAGTCCCTGGCCCTGGCTCAGGCTGCACAAGGGCACAGCAAGATCCTCTATGTGGCCCCAGAGCGGCTGGATGCCCCTAGATTCAGGGAATTCGCCCAGCATACGAGGATCTCCCTGCTGGCGGTGGATGAGGCCCACTGTGTATCCCAGTGGGGTCAGGACTTCCGCCCTGCCTACTTGGGCATTGGCGACTTCATCAGATCCCTGCCTCACCGGCCCACGGTGGCAGCCTTCACTGCTACGGCGACCGAGAAGGTTCGGCGCGACATCGTATACATGCTGGGCTTGGACGACCCCTACGTGGCGGTGACGGGATTCGACAGGCCCAACCTCTTCTTCGACGTGATCAAGCTGGAGAGCAAATACAAGAATCGCTGGGTGGTCCAGTACGCCCTGAAGCATGGAAACGACTCAGGCATCGTCTACTGCGCCACCCGCAAGGAGACCGAAGCCCTGGCCGATGATCTGGCCAAGGCCGGTGTCAGCGCTGTCAGCTACCACGCTGGCATGGATGCCCAGGACAGGGAGCAGGCGCAACGGGACTTCGTCAACGACAAGGTGCAGGTGGTCGTGGCCACCAACGCCTTCGGCATGGGCATTGACAAGTCCAACGTGCGCTATGTCATCCATCACAACATGCCTGAGAGCATCGAAGCTTACTACCAGGAGGCCGGCAGAGCGGGACGTGACGGCGAGCCAGCCCGTTGCTCCCTGCTGTGGAACGAGAGCGACATCGTCACCCGCAGGCGCCTCTTGGACATGGACAACGGCAACGACAGAATGACCGGTGAGCAGGCTGAAGCAGTCAGGGCCGAACACCGGCGTCTGCTTAACGTCATGATCGGTTACTGTCGAACCACCGGCTGCCTTCACCAGTACATGCTGCGGTATTTCGGCGAGGAGGTGGACCAGGCGGCCGCAGGTCTTTCGCCTGCCGAGGCCGATAAGGGCAAATCCGTCCCAGTCGGGCATCCTGACACGGGCAGCGGCGGCTGCCAGAACTGTTCCAACTGTCTGAGCACCTTCACGACCATCGACGTCAGCGATGTGGCCCGTGCCATCAGCAGGTGCGTGCATGATGTGAACCAGGGATTCGGCTCCGGCAAGATCGCGCAAATTCTCCGAGGTTCGCGCTCGCAGGATCTTCTTCGGCGAGGGTTGGATCGGTGCCCTAGCTATGGCGCTCTGGATCAGGTTCCAGAGGCGCGAATCCGTGACGTGCTCAACCAGATGGCCTCGGACGGGTATCTGTATATCACCGAAGGGCGGTTGCCCATGGTCCATTTCGGGCCCAAGGCCGCGCAGACGGTCAGTCCGGACTTTCACTACGAAATCAAGCGGACGGAACGCCCACGTGCCTCGGGCAAGGTCTTCGGCGGCAGATCCTCTTCAACCGTCGACGATGATGGTCTCGACCAGGCCGGTGCAAGCGATGCCAGCCCAGAAGATGAGGAACTTTTCCAGAAGCTACGCGACGTGCGGACCAGCATAGCCCGCAAGATCGGCAAGCCTCCCTACATTGTCTTTTCTGACAAGGCACTACGCGATATGTGCCGTCTTCGTCCGGCTGATGATGCAACCTTCCTGGCCGTCAATGGGGTGGGACAGCACAAGCTGGAGCAGTATGGACCACAGTTCATGGGGGTCATCTCCGAGTTCTCGGCCAGAAGAGGGGTGGATGTGGCCAAGGGCACTTCCGGATCTGATAGGCGGGTCGGCCTACCATAG
- a CDS encoding carbohydrate ABC transporter permease, whose protein sequence is MSGSSEQAVTRRRSRVRGRRMRRGMIYALPDWLFIIVLFVVPIVLLIVMAGSRWTLMGGNRGWNFPTNFIKVLHNELLGHAIGFTLEYTVIVTVILLVLGLGLALLVQESSAWNNVLRTCFLLPSATGLASASLLFYALYSPQVGPVTKILAHLGLMDANGSVLATGQSALWATIIVIVWRFSGYYMLLMMIGLQSIPGDLYEAARMDGAGTWRIFRSITLPLMRPTIIMCLVYCVTGSILAFDQFFILTKGGPNNATMTVVELIYNFAFDSKKDLGMAAALSLIVLLALVVINSIQMRGLRDNTK, encoded by the coding sequence ATGTCAGGCAGCAGTGAGCAAGCAGTAACACGAAGACGAAGCAGGGTACGCGGAAGAAGAATGCGCCGAGGGATGATTTATGCTCTCCCGGATTGGCTGTTCATTATCGTTCTTTTCGTCGTTCCCATCGTCCTGCTGATCGTCATGGCGGGTTCTCGCTGGACCTTGATGGGTGGTAATCGGGGTTGGAATTTCCCGACGAATTTCATCAAGGTTCTGCACAATGAACTGCTTGGCCATGCCATCGGGTTCACATTGGAGTACACGGTCATAGTAACTGTTATTCTCCTGGTTCTCGGACTGGGATTGGCCTTGCTCGTGCAGGAGTCCAGTGCATGGAACAACGTGCTTAGGACCTGCTTCCTGCTGCCTAGCGCCACCGGACTGGCTTCAGCATCATTGCTCTTCTATGCCCTGTATTCGCCGCAGGTGGGACCGGTCACAAAAATCCTGGCTCATCTGGGGCTTATGGATGCCAATGGTTCTGTGCTGGCCACCGGACAGAGTGCTCTTTGGGCCACCATTATTGTCATTGTTTGGCGGTTCTCGGGGTACTACATGCTGCTCATGATGATAGGTCTGCAATCCATCCCGGGTGATCTTTACGAAGCCGCACGCATGGATGGGGCGGGTACTTGGCGGATTTTCAGGTCAATCACCCTTCCTTTGATGCGGCCGACCATCATCATGTGCTTGGTCTACTGCGTGACGGGGTCCATTCTCGCTTTCGATCAGTTCTTCATCCTGACCAAGGGTGGACCCAACAACGCGACCATGACCGTAGTCGAGCTCATTTACAACTTTGCCTTCGACTCCAAGAAAGACCTGGGCATGGCTGCAGCGCTCTCTTTGATTGTGCTGCTGGCCCTGGTTGTCATTAATTCCATTCAAATGCGCGGTCTGCGCGACAATACCAAGTAA
- a CDS encoding LacI family DNA-binding transcriptional regulator: protein MGKTTRTVRLSDVAQMAQVSLSTASKALHDQPRVSPATRKKVRAAAERLHYSPNKMAQSLASGKSGIIGLVTSDLTGRFSTPILIGAENELRAGSVSVLLANARGDEALERSHVEKLLSLNVDGLLIVQRETNPRSSLGNVGVPLVYAYGPSTNPNDASVTCDNVDAGRIAVNSLISCGRNKIAIIGGDETFTAATDRTKGSLEALAEFGLEPAGPIRYGRWNENWGRAATRLLLDQGVDFDAVVCQSDQLARGCIDALKQQGLSIPDDVAVVGHDNWDVLVNASRPSLTSIDNNTELIGRLAARQLMDAIKGQPHHGIDYVPCRLIQRESTVPMD from the coding sequence ATGGGGAAGACAACACGGACTGTCAGGCTGTCGGATGTGGCACAAATGGCTCAGGTGTCACTGTCGACGGCTTCTAAAGCGCTTCATGACCAGCCCAGGGTAAGTCCCGCGACCAGAAAAAAGGTTCGGGCAGCGGCAGAGCGTTTACACTACAGCCCAAACAAGATGGCTCAATCCCTGGCCAGCGGAAAGAGCGGCATCATCGGCCTGGTCACCTCCGACCTGACCGGCCGTTTTTCAACCCCTATCCTGATTGGGGCCGAAAACGAGTTGCGCGCTGGCTCCGTCTCCGTTTTGCTGGCGAACGCCCGAGGTGATGAAGCACTGGAGCGTAGCCATGTTGAAAAACTGCTCTCGTTGAATGTGGACGGTCTGCTCATCGTGCAAAGGGAAACGAATCCTCGTTCCAGTCTGGGAAACGTAGGCGTCCCTTTGGTCTATGCATATGGACCGTCAACCAATCCCAATGATGCTTCTGTCACCTGCGACAATGTCGATGCCGGACGAATCGCAGTCAATTCGCTCATCTCATGCGGACGCAACAAAATAGCGATCATTGGAGGCGACGAAACTTTTACGGCAGCCACAGATCGGACCAAGGGATCACTTGAGGCCCTAGCAGAATTCGGCCTTGAACCTGCTGGGCCAATCCGATACGGCCGTTGGAATGAGAATTGGGGACGCGCAGCCACCAGGCTATTGCTTGACCAAGGCGTCGATTTTGATGCAGTCGTCTGTCAAAGCGATCAACTGGCAAGGGGCTGCATCGATGCATTGAAGCAGCAGGGACTGTCGATTCCTGATGATGTGGCGGTAGTAGGCCACGACAACTGGGATGTGCTGGTCAACGCCTCCAGGCCTTCATTGACTAGCATCGACAACAACACCGAGCTGATTGGCCGCCTTGCCGCTCGGCAGCTCATGGATGCCATTAAAGGACAGCCGCACCATGGGATTGACTACGTACCCTGCCGTCTGATTCAACGCGAGTCCACCGTACCCATGGATTAA
- a CDS encoding S-ribosylhomocysteine lyase yields MADKPIVESFQLDHTKVKAPYVRLIDEEKGPQGDIISNYDLRLVQPNQNAIPTAGLHTIEHTIAVLLRERIPGYIDCSPFGCRTGFHLLAWGRHSTEDVAKALKESLEFIAEKATWDDVPGTEITSCGNYRDHSLFSAKQWSRDIVAAGISSDPYERKLV; encoded by the coding sequence ATGGCTGACAAACCAATCGTAGAGAGCTTCCAGCTGGATCACACCAAGGTCAAGGCGCCCTACGTTCGTCTGATCGACGAGGAGAAGGGCCCTCAGGGAGACATCATCTCCAACTATGATCTGCGCCTGGTCCAGCCCAATCAGAACGCCATTCCAACTGCCGGGCTTCATACCATCGAGCACACCATCGCCGTGCTCCTGCGCGAGCGCATCCCCGGCTATATCGACTGCTCGCCCTTCGGTTGCCGGACGGGCTTCCACCTGCTTGCTTGGGGCCGTCATTCGACCGAGGATGTGGCCAAGGCCCTGAAGGAGTCGCTGGAATTCATCGCCGAAAAGGCCACCTGGGACGACGTGCCCGGCACCGAGATCACCTCATGCGGCAACTATCGCGACCATTCGCTCTTCTCGGCCAAGCAGTGGAGCCGCGACATCGTCGCTGCCGGCATCAGCTCTGATCCTTACGAGCGCAAGCTGGTCTGA
- a CDS encoding carbohydrate ABC transporter permease — protein MTTPLWKRCISRILQALLALVFIAPLIWVVICSFSPQTGSAQTDGWGPGNYLTLLHYQDGLPTYLANSVVITLVTVVLSVIVCTMAGYSFSRFEYPGHDLGFMVTLSILMVPYASLLIPLMVWYKDIGLNDSLVGVGLVLTLFQLPMSTFIMRIAFDAIPKDMEEAAMVDGCNSLQALVKILMPVVKPSMVTVGLLAFLEAWNNFMIPLYLVGSSHAPLPLALVNMRQQTMGVIDYGATEAGVVVLLLPAAILFLALQKYYVKGFMAGAVKG, from the coding sequence ATGACTACGCCCTTGTGGAAACGCTGTATAAGCAGGATTCTTCAGGCCCTGCTGGCTCTGGTCTTCATTGCTCCTCTGATATGGGTGGTCATCTGCTCCTTCAGTCCGCAGACCGGATCGGCCCAGACGGACGGTTGGGGACCGGGCAATTATCTGACCTTGTTGCATTACCAGGACGGATTACCTACCTACCTGGCCAATTCAGTGGTAATTACCCTGGTCACGGTAGTGCTTTCTGTAATTGTCTGCACTATGGCTGGATACTCCTTCTCCAGATTCGAATATCCAGGTCATGATCTGGGATTTATGGTAACGCTGTCCATTCTCATGGTGCCATATGCATCCCTGCTGATACCGCTCATGGTTTGGTACAAGGACATCGGTCTGAACGATTCCCTTGTTGGCGTCGGTCTTGTCCTGACTCTTTTCCAGCTTCCCATGAGCACCTTCATTATGCGGATAGCATTTGATGCCATTCCTAAGGATATGGAGGAGGCCGCCATGGTGGACGGATGCAACAGCCTGCAGGCGCTGGTCAAGATCCTGATGCCTGTGGTCAAACCTTCCATGGTGACCGTGGGACTGCTGGCCTTCCTTGAAGCATGGAATAATTTCATGATTCCCCTCTACCTTGTCGGATCCTCGCACGCCCCCCTGCCTTTGGCCTTGGTCAACATGCGTCAGCAGACTATGGGCGTCATTGACTATGGAGCTACAGAGGCCGGTGTGGTTGTGTTGCTCCTGCCTGCAGCAATCCTCTTCCTGGCGCTTCAGAAGTATTACGTCAAGGGATTCATGGCAGGCGCAGTCAAGGGCTGA
- a CDS encoding glycoside hydrolase family 127 protein encodes MRKSQLRGKPLPSEPRVRITSTFWKRRREQIARVVLPYQWQVLNDQVDVNVPDDPAGNQGSDPLSHAVSNLRIAAGEQDGEFKGMVFQDSDVYKWLEEAAYVLKYHPDPHLQEVCDNTVDIISRAQAPDGYLVTAFQIGTGPWADRRPFTQLQQSHETYSMGHYIEAGLAYYQVTGNRQALDIARRMADCIDAHIGPEEGKIHGADGHPEIELALCKLFEATGEERYKQLAAYLIDVRGQDPGFYAKQQESAPGEQITPDMADYPLEYFQADRPVRQQQTAHGHAVRLMYLCTGMAHLATITQDADLKRTVCRLWRNLVDKRMYITGNIGSTHVGESLTYDYDLPNDTMYGETCASVGATMLAERMLALDADGEYGDILERELFNGALAGISLDGRQYFYVNPLQVDPEGVDNPDRHHVLAHRVDWFGCACCPANIARLIASVDKYIYARPDDSTVLSHQFIANQASFDNGLEVVESTNFPWSGLVDYNLEMSADAPGPVRFGIRVPSWTGDSYKLTLDGFEESTELDRGFFYVVLAPGQKSHVHLEMDMAVRLMRANSRVSSDAGSVALMQGPLVYCAESTDNPGELWQYRVLVDPQKVTSEFDQDLLGGVDVLTVPAMLDSEDGPDDPLYMPLSDKYERSVNMKLIPYYAWANRETGSMKVWLRS; translated from the coding sequence ATGAGAAAATCACAGTTGCGCGGGAAGCCACTGCCTAGTGAACCCCGAGTCAGAATTACATCAACTTTTTGGAAACGACGGCGGGAACAGATCGCACGTGTGGTTTTGCCCTATCAGTGGCAGGTTCTCAATGATCAAGTCGATGTAAATGTGCCTGATGATCCAGCCGGCAATCAGGGTTCCGACCCACTCAGTCATGCCGTCAGCAATCTGCGCATTGCCGCTGGTGAGCAGGATGGAGAATTCAAAGGCATGGTCTTTCAGGATTCTGACGTCTACAAGTGGCTGGAGGAAGCAGCCTATGTGCTGAAGTACCATCCGGATCCTCATCTGCAAGAGGTCTGCGATAACACTGTGGACATTATTTCCCGGGCTCAGGCTCCAGACGGGTACCTGGTCACCGCTTTTCAGATTGGGACGGGTCCTTGGGCGGATCGCAGGCCTTTTACGCAGCTGCAGCAATCCCATGAAACCTACAGCATGGGTCACTACATAGAAGCAGGACTGGCCTATTACCAAGTCACCGGCAACAGACAGGCTCTGGATATAGCTCGTCGGATGGCTGATTGCATTGATGCGCATATCGGACCTGAAGAAGGGAAAATCCATGGAGCCGACGGTCATCCTGAAATCGAGCTTGCCCTCTGCAAGCTCTTTGAAGCCACTGGTGAAGAGCGGTATAAGCAATTGGCTGCCTACCTCATCGATGTTCGTGGGCAGGATCCAGGTTTCTACGCAAAGCAACAAGAGAGCGCGCCAGGTGAGCAAATTACGCCCGATATGGCTGATTATCCTCTGGAGTACTTTCAGGCTGACCGCCCAGTTCGCCAGCAACAAACAGCCCATGGCCATGCAGTGAGGTTGATGTATTTATGCACGGGTATGGCTCACTTGGCCACCATTACCCAAGATGCAGACTTAAAACGCACAGTATGCCGACTATGGCGCAACTTGGTTGACAAGCGTATGTACATCACCGGGAATATCGGGTCCACTCATGTCGGCGAGTCTCTTACCTACGATTACGACCTGCCTAATGACACTATGTACGGTGAAACCTGTGCATCGGTCGGAGCTACCATGCTGGCCGAGAGAATGCTTGCGTTGGATGCAGATGGTGAATATGGCGACATACTGGAGCGCGAGCTTTTCAACGGCGCCTTGGCAGGCATCAGTTTGGATGGGCGTCAGTACTTCTATGTCAATCCTCTCCAGGTTGATCCCGAGGGCGTAGACAATCCGGATCGTCATCACGTTCTGGCACATAGAGTGGACTGGTTTGGCTGCGCCTGCTGTCCGGCCAACATCGCTAGACTGATCGCCTCCGTGGATAAATATATTTATGCAAGGCCCGATGATTCCACGGTGCTCAGCCATCAGTTCATCGCCAATCAGGCCAGCTTTGACAATGGTCTTGAAGTTGTGGAGTCCACGAATTTCCCATGGAGTGGTCTTGTTGACTACAACTTAGAAATGTCAGCGGATGCACCCGGACCGGTTCGTTTCGGCATCAGAGTGCCCAGTTGGACGGGGGATTCCTACAAGTTGACCCTTGACGGATTCGAAGAATCGACGGAGCTTGACCGCGGATTCTTTTATGTGGTTCTGGCTCCGGGCCAAAAGAGCCATGTTCACTTGGAAATGGATATGGCTGTTAGGCTCATGAGAGCCAACTCGCGAGTTTCGTCGGATGCCGGATCTGTTGCGCTCATGCAAGGCCCTCTGGTCTATTGTGCCGAGTCGACTGATAATCCAGGGGAGCTTTGGCAGTACCGGGTCCTTGTCGATCCTCAGAAAGTGACTTCTGAATTCGATCAGGATCTGCTTGGTGGCGTTGATGTGCTGACAGTACCAGCCATGCTTGATTCCGAGGATGGCCCTGATGATCCTCTCTACATGCCTCTGTCAGATAAGTATGAGCGCTCTGTAAACATGAAGTTGATTCCTTACTACGCATGGGCCAATCGGGAGACGGGAAGCATGAAAGTCTGGCTACGAAGCTGA
- the alr gene encoding alanine racemase — protein sequence MTLSAAPAWRFSGPEGQRHYEQALRAYPGQIIVDLRTLKANMATLVKLVHSTNPGAAVMGVVKADAYGHGLIPAALAALGGGATWLGTAQSSEALRLRRAGIGPDRCRILSWMFNGDRAPFDQLIQADIDLGIGSLKTMDMAAQAADRAGRPARVHIKVDTGFGRNGFTPEAFGDALHELSGLAAKGLLEPVGLFSHLAVADMPGVDEFVSSTDEQIALFEEFSDKMTAAGMKPEIRHLANTAATLTRPGIRYDLTRPGIGLYGYEPDPSMGVSADYGLRPAMTLQAQLGTVKDMPAGHGISYGRTYLTEKPTSTAIMPLGYADGIHRSASGFDRQGAMGREHWGGPVRLMTRQGPRLVRVAGRVCMDQCVLDLKGMASDLGVSEGDTVILFGPGSGEDQAEPTADDWARAADTISYEIFTCLRSRIPRLYLGVHEVIDPADLHLMAAESIL from the coding sequence ATGACATTGAGCGCAGCACCGGCATGGCGGTTCTCCGGGCCCGAGGGCCAGCGGCATTACGAGCAAGCTCTTCGGGCCTATCCTGGACAGATCATCGTGGACTTGCGGACCTTGAAGGCCAATATGGCCACCCTGGTGAAGCTGGTTCATTCCACGAACCCCGGTGCTGCAGTCATGGGTGTGGTCAAGGCCGATGCCTACGGCCACGGGCTCATCCCCGCCGCCCTAGCGGCACTGGGGGGCGGGGCAACTTGGCTGGGAACGGCCCAGTCCAGCGAGGCCCTGCGTCTGCGTCGTGCAGGCATCGGCCCCGACCGTTGCCGGATTCTGTCCTGGATGTTCAATGGGGACCGCGCCCCCTTTGATCAGTTGATCCAGGCTGACATCGATCTGGGCATCGGCTCCCTAAAGACCATGGACATGGCAGCCCAGGCGGCAGATCGGGCCGGCAGACCTGCACGCGTCCATATCAAGGTGGACACCGGCTTTGGACGCAACGGCTTCACCCCTGAAGCCTTCGGGGATGCCCTGCACGAGCTCTCCGGCCTGGCCGCCAAGGGGCTGTTGGAGCCTGTGGGGCTTTTCAGCCATCTGGCAGTGGCCGACATGCCTGGCGTGGACGAGTTTGTGTCGTCCACTGACGAGCAAATCGCGCTCTTCGAGGAGTTCTCCGACAAGATGACGGCCGCAGGCATGAAACCCGAAATCCGGCATTTGGCCAATACCGCCGCCACGCTGACCCGTCCTGGGATACGTTACGATCTGACCCGTCCGGGCATCGGCCTGTACGGATACGAGCCTGATCCCTCCATGGGGGTTTCGGCCGATTATGGTCTGCGTCCGGCCATGACCCTCCAGGCCCAGCTAGGCACTGTCAAGGATATGCCGGCCGGTCATGGCATCTCCTACGGGCGCACCTATTTGACGGAGAAGCCCACCAGCACGGCCATCATGCCCCTGGGCTACGCCGACGGGATCCATCGGTCTGCCTCGGGCTTTGACCGCCAGGGCGCCATGGGCCGGGAGCACTGGGGCGGACCCGTCCGTTTGATGACTCGTCAAGGACCCAGGTTGGTTCGCGTCGCTGGAAGGGTCTGCATGGACCAGTGCGTACTTGATCTCAAGGGTATGGCTTCCGACCTGGGAGTGAGCGAGGGCGATACCGTTATTCTCTTCGGTCCAGGCAGCGGAGAGGATCAGGCCGAGCCAACCGCTGACGACTGGGCCCGGGCCGCCGACACCATCAGCTATGAGATCTTCACCTGCCTGCGCAGCCGGATTCCACGGCTCTACTTGGGCGTGCATGAGGTGATCGACCCTGCCGACCTGCATCTGATGGCCGCTGAATCCATTCTTTGA
- a CDS encoding N-acetyltransferase translates to MSRYAMETARWIRHATMDDFEAIMPVYAYARKRMAETGNPRQWGDKYPLPERIREDIAGGHTMLLVDDAAGMDQIPDDPAYPEPELDEHKGSHERIIGVFALFHDPEPDYKVIDGSWLDDRPYTTIHRVAASGLGRHAAGDLLDWSMRRYENIRADTGLKNYAMQHILETHGFTRCGNIIMPENKEIENVRVAYQRHDRPLDLAERERAARRLVAV, encoded by the coding sequence GTGAGCAGGTACGCGATGGAGACTGCACGTTGGATCCGTCATGCCACCATGGACGACTTTGAGGCGATCATGCCTGTCTACGCCTACGCCAGAAAGCGGATGGCCGAGACTGGCAACCCCCGTCAGTGGGGGGACAAGTACCCCCTGCCCGAACGCATCCGCGAGGACATCGCCGGGGGCCACACCATGCTCTTGGTTGACGATGCGGCTGGCATGGATCAGATTCCTGACGATCCTGCCTACCCTGAACCTGAGTTGGACGAGCACAAGGGCAGCCACGAGCGCATCATCGGCGTTTTTGCCCTCTTCCATGACCCGGAACCTGATTATAAGGTCATTGACGGCAGCTGGCTGGACGACCGGCCCTATACCACCATCCATCGGGTGGCTGCCTCGGGACTGGGGCGTCATGCGGCCGGGGACCTGCTTGACTGGAGCATGCGCCGGTACGAGAACATCCGTGCCGATACGGGACTGAAGAATTATGCCATGCAGCACATCCTGGAGACCCACGGTTTCACCCGCTGCGGCAACATCATCATGCCTGAGAACAAGGAGATCGAGAACGTGCGGGTGGCTTACCAGCGGCACGATCGGCCCCTTGACCTGGCTGAGCGCGAAAGGGCCGCCAGGCGCTTGGTTGCCGTCTGA